Within Leptospirillum ferriphilum, the genomic segment TTCGGAGAGGTTCAAGTCAAGACTATCTCATCGGAGTTTCTGAGATCGGACAGGTATGTTTTTGAAACCACGGTCAATCCATCCAGGCGGAACAATAAAACTGGAAAAATATTTCCTGTTATTGGGAAAGAGAACATCCGGGATTGGTTTATTGATCGGGCATCAAGTTCATGGGGATTCTCTGTTTCCTCTCATTGTCTCGAAATCGTCAAAACTACCGTCCAGATATTCGAGAAAAAAGAGGGACAAATGGTTACCCATGGAAGCGCAACATTGAAAGGGGAATTGACTGTTATAGACCGTGAACGATTCTTGTCCAGCTTTACGAAGGGAATTGGAAGAGGGCGGACTTTTGGATTTGGTCTCCTTCGTATAGTTCCGATTCATGTTTAGAAAACCATAAAATTAAAAAGGAGAAACAATGAATAATAAAGGCTATGTAAAAACAAATTTACTCAATGGATTTCGTATCGAATTTCATATTTTGCAGTCATTCCCAGTGACATGCTTAAACAGGGACGATGTTGGTTCTCCAAAGACAGCGATGATCGGAGGTACTCAACGGGCGAGAGTAAGTTCGCAGGCGTGGAAGCGACCTGTTCGAATGGCTATGCATCATCTCGGTATTACGCATGGAACGAGGACGAAGCTTATATCGCCATTAATTGCCGAGGCTTGCATGGAACGCGGAGCAACACACGAACAGGCAAAAGCCTGTGGGGACAAGGTCGAAGGAGTTTTTATCA encodes:
- the cas6e gene encoding type I-E CRISPR-associated protein Cas6/Cse3/CasE encodes the protein MGRSMSSDIIAHASILKLSRSDIKALKIKDAYSLHRVVYGLFENMRSGSDKASSDSSGILFSDMGGDFDYRKILILSNRKPHMTPQFGEVQVKTISSEFLRSDRYVFETTVNPSRRNNKTGKIFPVIGKENIRDWFIDRASSSWGFSVSSHCLEIVKTTVQIFEKKEGQMVTHGSATLKGELTVIDRERFLSSFTKGIGRGRTFGFGLLRIVPIHV